Proteins from a genomic interval of Streptococcus oralis:
- the pepC gene encoding aminopeptidase C translates to MNAIQESFTDNLFANYEANVKYQAIENAASHNGIFAALERRQSHVDNTPVFSLDLTKDKVTNQKASGRCWMFAALNTFRHKLISQYKLENFELSQAHTFFWDKYEKSNWFLEQVIATADQELTSRKVSFLLQTPQQDGGQWDMVVSLFEKYGVVPKSIYPESVSSSSSRELNAILNKLLRQDAQILRDLLASGADQVTVQAKKEDLLQEIFNFLAMSLGLPPRKFDFAYRDKDDNYQSEKGITPQEFYKKYVNLPLEDYVSVINAPTADKPYGKSYTVEMLGNVVGSRAVRYINVPMERLKELAIVQMQTGETVWFGSDVGQLSNRKAGILATDVYDFESSMDIQLTQDKAGRLDYSESLMTHAMVLTGVDLDENGKSTKWKVENSWGDKVGTDGYFVASDAWMDEYTYQIVVRKELLTAEEQAAYEAEPIVLAPWDPMGALAE, encoded by the coding sequence ATGAACGCGATTCAAGAATCATTTACGGATAATTTATTTGCTAACTATGAAGCAAATGTAAAATACCAAGCTATCGAAAATGCTGCAAGCCATAACGGAATTTTTGCAGCCCTAGAACGTCGTCAAAGCCATGTTGACAACACACCTGTTTTCTCGCTTGATTTGACCAAGGACAAGGTTACTAACCAAAAAGCCTCTGGTCGTTGCTGGATGTTTGCAGCTCTCAACACCTTCCGCCACAAACTTATCTCTCAATACAAGCTCGAAAACTTTGAACTGTCACAAGCCCACACCTTCTTCTGGGACAAGTATGAGAAATCAAACTGGTTCTTGGAGCAAGTGATTGCGACTGCAGACCAAGAATTGACGAGCCGCAAGGTTAGCTTCCTACTCCAAACACCCCAACAAGACGGCGGTCAGTGGGATATGGTCGTGTCCCTCTTTGAGAAATACGGTGTCGTTCCCAAGTCTATTTATCCTGAGTCTGTTTCATCTAGCAGCAGCCGTGAGCTCAATGCCATCCTTAATAAATTGCTTCGCCAAGATGCCCAAATCTTACGTGACTTGCTCGCTTCTGGTGCAGACCAAGTGACTGTTCAAGCTAAGAAAGAAGACCTCTTGCAAGAAATCTTTAACTTCCTTGCTATGTCACTAGGACTTCCACCACGTAAATTTGACTTTGCTTATCGTGATAAGGATGACAATTACCAAAGTGAAAAAGGAATCACACCACAGGAATTTTACAAGAAATATGTCAATCTTCCTCTAGAAGATTATGTTTCTGTTATCAACGCACCAACTGCTGACAAGCCTTACGGCAAATCTTACACAGTTGAGATGTTGGGGAATGTGGTTGGTAGCCGTGCAGTTCGCTACATCAACGTTCCAATGGAGCGCTTGAAAGAATTGGCGATTGTCCAAATGCAAACAGGAGAAACTGTTTGGTTTGGTTCAGATGTCGGCCAGCTCAGCAACCGCAAAGCTGGAATTCTTGCAACAGATGTTTATGATTTTGAATCAAGCATGGACATTCAACTCACTCAAGACAAAGCTGGACGTTTGGACTACAGCGAAAGCTTGATGACCCACGCCATGGTCTTGACAGGTGTGGACTTGGACGAAAATGGTAAGTCAACCAAGTGGAAGGTTGAAAACTCATGGGGAGACAAGGTCGGTACAGATGGTTACTTCGTCGCCTCAGACGCTTGGATGGATGAATACACCTATCAAATCGTTGTCCGTAAAGAATTGCTGACAGCAGAAGAACAAGCTGCCTATGAAGCAGAACCAATCGTACTTGCACCATGGGATCCAATGGGTGCCTTGGCAGAATAA
- a CDS encoding HAD-IC family P-type ATPase has protein sequence MKYLSSQDIKDRQRNISDIKPYKTTKEIVVSNIFTFFNAMNLALAVLVATTLRFENMLFLGVIAINTAIGIFQEVRSKNALEKLSLLGKSKYKVNRDGQTIEIDPEDIVLGEYLYLNLGDQVPVDAEVLEGNIEVDESLLTGESDSVFKTVGDQLMSGSNVVSGTCLVTATAVGPDSYINKLAKSSKEFKKYPSQLRDYMDKILKIVSILLVPVAILLYVRGFSLGRSYVEIVLGSSGALVGMIPEGLILLVSVSLAVAAMKLAKKKVLVQELYCVETLARVDVLCFDKTGTITTGSMKVQEIDDKLAEKLSSYLAYFEDENATSRALKTYLTCEKKWEVQEVGAFSSKNKYSFVQVKEGGTYFFGAYEFLGFTQPMDAYYEHLKQQGFRILTLAHSKDHIMSPANMELLGHVVLSDEIKDNTKETFDYFESQGVEVKIISGDNHVAVYGVARKAGFKEEARAIDMTKVSEQDFERVVLEHEIFGRVTPEQKQKMVSILQNAGKTVAMSGDGVNDVLALKKADISFAMNGATSAAKSVSNIIFLTDDFAVFYDILMEGRRVINNIQKVASLFLTKTFFSIVFAILSVVFGLEFAFIPIQFTIISAITIGIPSFFLTFESNKEKVSTHFMRDILTNAAIGGGILVASVLLTNFFITVPGQVKFICFLLALVNGLCLVAKVSLPFNRYKLLLLTFLSLAALVGVLVNTFILQGAYVPLETTQVVYVAILAVVIGGLHYLTRRKN, from the coding sequence ATGAAGTATTTAAGTAGCCAAGACATCAAGGATCGTCAACGAAATATCAGTGACATTAAACCTTATAAAACAACCAAGGAAATCGTCGTTTCAAATATCTTTACCTTCTTTAATGCCATGAACTTGGCTCTGGCAGTTCTGGTAGCCACAACCTTGCGATTTGAAAATATGCTCTTTTTAGGTGTGATTGCTATCAATACAGCCATCGGGATTTTCCAAGAAGTGCGTTCAAAAAATGCCTTAGAAAAGCTAAGTTTGCTTGGTAAAAGTAAGTACAAGGTCAATCGAGATGGTCAAACGATTGAGATTGATCCAGAGGACATCGTTCTGGGTGAGTACCTGTATCTCAATCTGGGTGATCAGGTGCCTGTCGATGCAGAAGTGCTTGAAGGAAATATTGAAGTGGATGAGTCTTTGCTGACTGGTGAGAGTGATTCGGTCTTTAAAACGGTTGGTGACCAGCTGATGAGCGGAAGCAATGTCGTCAGCGGTACTTGTCTGGTTACGGCAACGGCGGTCGGACCCGATAGTTATATCAACAAACTCGCAAAATCCAGCAAGGAATTCAAAAAATACCCTTCTCAACTACGCGATTACATGGATAAGATTTTAAAAATCGTCTCGATCTTGCTGGTGCCAGTTGCCATTCTGCTCTATGTCAGAGGTTTTAGTCTAGGACGGTCTTATGTTGAAATTGTCTTGGGAAGTTCAGGTGCCTTGGTCGGCATGATTCCAGAGGGCTTGATTCTCTTGGTTAGCGTCTCCCTAGCGGTAGCAGCCATGAAGTTGGCTAAAAAGAAGGTTCTGGTGCAGGAACTATACTGTGTAGAGACCTTGGCGCGTGTAGATGTTCTTTGTTTTGATAAGACAGGAACCATCACGACTGGTAGTATGAAGGTCCAAGAAATAGATGATAAGCTAGCGGAGAAACTATCTTCTTATCTAGCTTATTTTGAGGATGAAAATGCAACCTCGCGAGCTCTGAAGACTTACTTAACCTGTGAGAAAAAGTGGGAAGTTCAAGAAGTCGGTGCCTTTTCAAGTAAAAACAAGTATTCCTTTGTCCAAGTAAAAGAGGGTGGGACCTATTTCTTCGGTGCTTATGAATTTCTAGGCTTTACCCAGCCGATGGATGCCTACTATGAGCATCTGAAACAGCAAGGTTTTCGAATCTTGACACTTGCCCATAGTAAGGACCACATCATGAGTCCAGCCAATATGGAACTACTAGGGCACGTCGTTTTGTCAGATGAGATTAAGGACAATACCAAGGAAACCTTTGACTATTTCGAATCTCAAGGTGTTGAAGTGAAGATTATCAGTGGTGATAATCATGTGGCTGTATATGGGGTGGCTCGTAAGGCAGGTTTTAAGGAAGAAGCCCGTGCGATTGATATGACCAAGGTGAGTGAACAAGATTTTGAAAGAGTGGTCTTGGAACACGAAATATTTGGTCGTGTGACACCTGAACAGAAGCAAAAGATGGTATCTATTTTGCAAAATGCTGGTAAAACAGTTGCAATGAGCGGTGACGGGGTCAATGATGTTCTGGCTCTCAAGAAAGCAGATATCAGTTTTGCTATGAATGGTGCTACTAGCGCAGCCAAAAGTGTATCCAATATTATTTTTTTGACCGATGACTTTGCGGTATTTTATGATATCTTGATGGAAGGTCGCCGGGTCATCAATAACATCCAAAAGGTAGCCTCTCTCTTTCTAACAAAAACCTTCTTCTCCATCGTTTTTGCCATTTTGAGTGTGGTATTTGGTTTGGAATTCGCCTTTATCCCCATTCAGTTTACAATCATTTCAGCCATTACGATTGGGATTCCATCCTTCTTCCTAACTTTTGAGTCCAATAAAGAAAAGGTCAGCACACATTTTATGCGAGATATTTTGACCAATGCTGCGATTGGTGGTGGCATTCTAGTCGCTAGTGTTCTCCTGACGAACTTCTTTATCACTGTCCCAGGTCAGGTCAAATTTATTTGCTTCCTCCTTGCTTTGGTCAATGGTTTGTGTCTAGTTGCTAAGGTCAGTCTGCCATTTAATCGATACAAGTTGCTCTTGCTCACGTTTTTGAGCCTTGCAGCCCTTGTTGGAGTGCTTGTCAATACCTTTATCCTGCAAGGAGCGTATGTGCCTTTAGAAACCACCCAAGTCGTCTATGTAGCCATCCTAGCAGTGGTGATTGGAGGCTTGCATTATCTGACTAGAAGAAAAAATTGA
- a CDS encoding PTS system mannose/fructose/sorbose family transporter subunit IID: protein MAEKIQLSKSDRQKVWWRSQFLQGSWNYERMQNLGWAYSLIPAIKKLYTKKEDQAAALERHLEFFNTHPYVAAPIMGVTLALEEERANGTDIDDAAIQGVKIGMMGPLAGIGDPVFWFTVRPILGALGASLAATGNIVGPLLFFFGWNAIRMSFLWYTQEFGYKAGSEITKDMSGGILKDITKGASILGMFILAVLVQRWVSINFTINLPGKQLSEGAYINFPEGAVTGGELKGILGQALSGMSLDSVQPQTLQGQLDSLIPGLMGLLLTFLCMWLLKKKVSPITIILALFAVGIAARYFGIM, encoded by the coding sequence ATGGCTGAAAAAATTCAATTATCAAAATCAGATCGCCAAAAAGTTTGGTGGCGTTCACAATTCCTTCAAGGTTCTTGGAACTACGAACGTATGCAAAACTTGGGTTGGGCTTACTCTTTGATCCCAGCTATCAAGAAACTTTACACTAAAAAAGAAGACCAAGCTGCTGCTCTTGAGCGTCACCTTGAGTTCTTCAACACTCACCCATACGTAGCTGCTCCAATCATGGGGGTTACTCTTGCACTTGAAGAAGAACGCGCTAACGGTACTGACATCGATGACGCTGCTATCCAAGGTGTTAAAATCGGTATGATGGGACCTCTTGCTGGTATCGGTGACCCAGTCTTCTGGTTTACAGTTCGTCCGATCCTTGGTGCCCTTGGTGCTTCACTTGCTGCAACTGGTAACATCGTTGGACCACTTCTCTTCTTCTTTGGATGGAATGCAATCCGTATGTCTTTCCTTTGGTACACACAAGAGTTTGGTTACAAGGCTGGATCTGAAATCACTAAAGACATGTCAGGTGGTATCTTGAAAGACATCACTAAAGGAGCTTCTATCCTTGGTATGTTTATCCTTGCCGTTCTTGTACAACGTTGGGTATCCATCAACTTCACTATCAACCTTCCAGGTAAACAATTGTCAGAAGGTGCCTACATCAACTTCCCAGAAGGTGCTGTTACAGGTGGCGAATTGAAGGGTATTCTTGGTCAAGCGCTTAGTGGTATGAGCCTAGATAGCGTTCAACCACAAACACTTCAAGGTCAGTTGGACTCATTGATTCCAGGATTGATGGGACTTCTCCTTACTTTCCTTTGCATGTGGTTGCTTAAGAAAAAAGTATCTCCGATCACAATCATCCTTGCCCTCTTTGCAGTTGGTATCGCAGCTCGTTACTTCGGTATCATGTAA
- a CDS encoding PTS mannose/fructose/sorbose transporter subunit IIC: MSDISIISAILVVVVAFLAGLEGILDQFQFHQPIVACTLIGLATGNLEAGVMLGGSLQMIALGWANIGAAVAPDAALASVAAAIILIKGGNFTTEGIAVATATAIPIAVAGLFLTMIVRTISVVLVHSADAAAKDANFAAVERAHYFALVLQGLRIAIPAAFLIAIPASAVQDALGLMPDWLNGGMAVGGAMVVAVGYALVINMMATREVWPFFAIGFALAAISQLTLIALGVIGVALAFIYLNLSKQGGNGGGGAATSNDPIGDILEDY; encoded by the coding sequence ATGTCAGATATTTCAATCATTTCTGCTATCTTGGTTGTAGTTGTTGCCTTCCTTGCAGGTCTTGAAGGTATCCTCGACCAATTCCAATTCCATCAACCAATCGTCGCATGTACCCTTATCGGACTTGCAACTGGTAACCTCGAAGCAGGTGTTATGCTTGGTGGATCTCTTCAAATGATCGCCCTTGGTTGGGCAAACATCGGAGCTGCCGTAGCTCCTGACGCTGCTCTTGCATCTGTTGCTGCAGCAATCATCTTGATCAAAGGTGGAAACTTTACTACTGAAGGTATCGCTGTTGCAACTGCAACAGCTATCCCTATTGCCGTAGCTGGACTTTTCTTGACAATGATTGTTCGTACAATCTCAGTTGTCTTGGTTCACTCAGCTGATGCTGCTGCTAAAGACGCAAACTTTGCTGCCGTTGAACGCGCTCACTACTTTGCTCTTGTTCTTCAAGGTCTTCGTATCGCAATCCCTGCAGCCTTCCTTATTGCTATCCCTGCTTCTGCTGTTCAAGACGCTCTTGGTTTGATGCCAGACTGGTTGAACGGTGGTATGGCTGTTGGTGGTGCCATGGTCGTTGCCGTTGGTTACGCTTTGGTTATCAATATGATGGCGACTCGTGAAGTATGGCCATTCTTCGCTATCGGTTTTGCTCTTGCAGCAATCTCTCAATTGACTTTGATTGCCCTTGGTGTCATCGGTGTTGCCCTTGCCTTCATCTACCTCAACCTTTCTAAACAAGGTGGAAACGGTGGCGGAGGAGCTGCAACTTCTAACGATCCAATCGGTGATATCCTAGAAGACTACTAG
- a CDS encoding PTS sugar transporter subunit IIB, which yields MSIGIIIASHGEFAAGIHQSGSMIFGEQEKVQVVTFMPNEGPDDLYAKFNNAVAAFDAEDEVLVLADLWSGSPFNQASRVMGENPERKFAIITGLNLPMLIQAYTERLMDANAGVDKVAANIIKEAKDGIKALPEELNPVEEVASAAAAPVAQAAIPEGTVIGDGKLKINLARLDTRLLHGQVATAWTPDSKADRIIVASDNVANDDLRKELIKQAAPNGVKANVVPIQKLIDVAKDPRFGETHALILFETPQDALRAIEGGVPIKTLNVGSMAHSTGKTMINNVLSMDKEDVATFEKMRDLGVEFDVRKVPNDTKKDLFDLIKKANVQ from the coding sequence ATGAGTATCGGAATCATTATTGCGAGCCACGGCGAATTTGCTGCGGGTATTCATCAGTCAGGATCTATGATCTTTGGTGAACAAGAAAAGGTTCAAGTTGTAACCTTTATGCCAAATGAAGGTCCAGATGACCTTTACGCTAAATTCAACAACGCTGTGGCTGCATTTGACGCAGAAGATGAGGTTCTAGTATTGGCTGACCTTTGGAGTGGTTCTCCATTCAACCAAGCTAGCCGCGTGATGGGAGAAAATCCAGAACGTAAGTTTGCCATCATCACAGGACTGAACTTGCCGATGTTGATCCAAGCCTACACAGAGCGCCTTATGGACGCGAATGCAGGTGTGGATAAAGTCGCTGCGAATATCATTAAAGAAGCCAAAGATGGCATCAAGGCTCTTCCAGAAGAGCTTAACCCAGTTGAGGAAGTTGCAAGTGCTGCAGCTGCTCCAGTTGCACAAGCTGCTATTCCAGAAGGAACAGTTATCGGTGACGGTAAACTGAAAATCAACCTTGCTCGTCTAGACACTCGTCTCCTTCACGGTCAGGTTGCCACTGCTTGGACTCCAGATTCAAAAGCAGATCGTATCATCGTTGCTTCAGACAACGTTGCAAACGACGATTTGCGTAAAGAATTGATCAAACAAGCAGCTCCAAACGGAGTAAAAGCTAACGTTGTCCCAATCCAGAAATTGATCGACGTTGCAAAAGACCCACGTTTCGGCGAAACTCATGCCCTTATCTTGTTTGAAACACCTCAAGATGCACTTCGTGCTATCGAAGGTGGCGTGCCAATCAAGACCCTTAACGTTGGTTCTATGGCTCACTCAACAGGTAAAACAATGATTAACAACGTTTTGTCTATGGACAAAGAAGACGTTGCAACCTTTGAAAAAATGCGTGACCTCGGTGTTGAATTTGACGTACGTAAAGTACCAAACGACACGAAAAAAGATTTGTTTGACTTGATTAAGAAAGCAAACGTTCAATAA
- a CDS encoding Cof-type HAD-IIB family hydrolase, with protein MTKKIIAVDLDGTLLNSESKLSDFTKETIKKISEKGHHVIITTGRPYRMAKDFYRELELHTPMINFNGSLTHLPGQAWEHEKCLTLDKKYLLDMVKRTEDIQADFIAGEYRKKFYITTPNEEIADPKLFGVENFRPENQFKPERVTKDPNCILLQTRAEDKYALANEMNRFYQHQLAINTWGGPLNILECTPKGVNKAFALEYLLNVMNRDKKDLIAFGDEHNDTEMLAFAGKGYAMKNANPALLPYADEQLPLTNEEDGVAHALQNLFL; from the coding sequence ATGACTAAAAAAATTATCGCAGTCGATTTGGACGGAACCCTGCTGAATAGTGAAAGCAAGCTCTCCGATTTCACCAAAGAGACGATCAAAAAAATTTCAGAAAAAGGACACCATGTCATCATCACGACAGGCCGTCCGTATCGTATGGCAAAAGACTTCTATCGTGAGCTAGAATTGCATACTCCCATGATTAACTTTAACGGTTCCCTTACACATCTACCAGGACAGGCTTGGGAGCATGAAAAGTGCTTGACCTTGGACAAAAAATATCTCCTAGACATGGTTAAGCGCACGGAGGACATCCAGGCTGATTTTATTGCAGGAGAATATCGAAAAAAATTCTATATCACGACTCCGAATGAGGAAATTGCAGACCCTAAACTATTTGGCGTAGAGAACTTCCGGCCAGAAAATCAATTCAAACCCGAACGAGTAACCAAAGATCCCAACTGCATTCTCTTGCAAACAAGGGCTGAAGACAAATACGCTTTAGCGAATGAAATGAATCGTTTTTATCAGCACCAACTAGCTATCAATACATGGGGCGGGCCCCTCAACATCCTCGAGTGTACTCCCAAGGGTGTAAACAAGGCCTTTGCTCTAGAGTACTTGCTCAATGTGATGAATCGTGATAAAAAAGACTTAATCGCCTTTGGTGATGAGCATAATGACACTGAAATGTTGGCATTTGCAGGCAAGGGATATGCTATGAAAAACGCCAATCCTGCTCTTCTTCCATATGCAGACGAACAACTTCCTCTGACCAACGAAGAAGATGGAGTTGCCCACGCTTTACAAAATTTGTTCCTATAA
- a CDS encoding NCS2 family permease gives MDKLFKLKEHGTDVRTEVLAGLTTFFAMSYILFVNPQMLSQTGMPVQGVFLATIIGSVVGTLMMAFYANLPYAQAPGMGLNAFFTFTVVFGMGYTWKEALGMVFICGIISLIITLTNVRKMIIESIPTTLRSAISAGIGVFLAYVGIKNAGLLKFSIDPGTYTVAGEGADKAQAALTANSAAVPGLVDFNTPAVLVALAGLAITIFFVVKGIKGGIILSILTTTVLAIAVGVVKLSGIDFASNNLSSAVNDLGTLFGAALGSEGLGSLISNTSRLPETLMAILAFSLTDIFDTIGTLIGTGEKVGIVATSGENHESVKLDKALYSDLVATSVGAIAGTSNVTTYVESAAGIGAGGRTGLTALVVAVCFAISSFFSPLLAIVPSAATAPILIIVGIMMLGSLKNIHWDDMAEAVPAFFTSIFMGFSYSITQGIAVGFLTYTLTKVVKGQAKDVHAMIWILDALFILNYISMAL, from the coding sequence ATGGACAAACTATTTAAACTAAAAGAGCACGGGACAGATGTCCGTACAGAGGTGCTTGCTGGTTTAACAACATTCTTTGCAATGAGCTATATTCTCTTTGTAAACCCTCAAATGCTTTCCCAAACGGGTATGCCTGTTCAAGGTGTGTTCTTGGCAACAATTATCGGTTCTGTAGTCGGTACTTTGATGATGGCTTTCTATGCTAATTTGCCATACGCACAAGCACCAGGTATGGGACTAAATGCCTTCTTCACATTTACAGTTGTATTTGGGATGGGCTATACTTGGAAAGAAGCTCTTGGTATGGTCTTCATTTGTGGAATTATTTCACTGATTATCACCTTAACAAATGTTCGTAAAATGATCATCGAATCTATTCCAACAACACTTCGTTCAGCTATTTCGGCTGGTATTGGTGTTTTCCTTGCTTATGTTGGAATTAAGAATGCTGGTCTCTTGAAATTCTCAATCGATCCAGGTACTTATACGGTAGCAGGTGAAGGAGCAGACAAGGCTCAAGCTGCACTTACTGCAAACTCAGCGGCCGTTCCAGGCTTGGTAGACTTCAATACTCCAGCCGTATTGGTGGCTCTTGCAGGTTTGGCTATTACCATCTTCTTTGTTGTTAAAGGCATCAAGGGTGGAATTATTCTTTCTATTTTAACAACGACTGTCCTTGCTATTGCTGTTGGTGTTGTCAAATTGTCAGGGATCGACTTTGCTAGCAATAATCTTTCATCAGCGGTTAATGATTTAGGAACTTTGTTTGGTGCTGCTCTTGGTTCAGAAGGTTTAGGATCTTTGATTTCAAACACTTCACGTTTACCAGAAACCTTGATGGCTATTCTTGCCTTCTCACTAACGGATATTTTTGATACAATCGGTACTCTTATCGGTACTGGTGAAAAAGTTGGTATCGTTGCGACAAGTGGGGAAAACCATGAGTCAGTTAAATTGGACAAGGCTCTTTACTCTGACTTGGTGGCAACTTCAGTAGGTGCCATTGCAGGTACTTCAAACGTTACGACTTATGTTGAGTCTGCGGCGGGTATCGGTGCTGGTGGACGTACTGGGTTGACTGCCTTGGTAGTTGCGGTTTGTTTTGCAATTTCAAGTTTCTTTAGTCCACTTTTGGCAATTGTTCCATCAGCTGCGACGGCTCCAATTTTGATTATCGTTGGGATTATGATGCTTGGTAGTTTGAAAAACATCCATTGGGATGATATGGCTGAAGCTGTCCCTGCCTTCTTTACATCTATCTTCATGGGATTCAGCTACTCTATCACACAAGGGATTGCAGTTGGTTTCTTGACTTATACGTTAACAAAAGTTGTCAAAGGTCAAGCAAAGGACGTGCACGCGATGATTTGGATTTTGGATGCCTTGTTTATCCTTAACTATATCAGTATGGCGCTATAA
- a CDS encoding CPBP family intramembrane glutamic endopeptidase, protein MKDKTIWQEVLNRGKWVIILLVAFVLSQFPIGLALFLANKQFPILQSGLLVGALSIVVLIVFIIGARKTQLATFNLSFFKAKDLARLVLSYLVIFATNLLGSLLLRLTNEATTNNQSILNGLVQNSSLISTFFLLVLIAPICEEILCRGIIPKKIFRGKEKLGFVVGAIVFALLHMPTNLPSVIIYGGMSTVLTWTAYKTERLEMSILLHMILNGIAFCLLALLVLISRNLGLSF, encoded by the coding sequence ATGAAAGATAAGACGATTTGGCAAGAGGTTTTAAACAGAGGGAAATGGGTGATCATCCTTTTGGTAGCTTTTGTTCTATCTCAATTTCCCATAGGACTTGCTTTGTTTTTAGCAAACAAACAGTTTCCGATTTTACAGTCAGGGCTCTTAGTAGGTGCTCTATCCATAGTCGTTTTGATTGTATTCATTATTGGTGCACGAAAAACACAACTTGCTACTTTTAATCTATCCTTTTTTAAGGCAAAAGACTTGGCTCGCTTGGTACTGAGTTATCTGGTGATTTTTGCGACAAATCTCTTGGGTTCACTCCTGCTTCGACTAACAAATGAGGCAACAACCAATAACCAATCAATACTGAATGGTTTGGTTCAGAATAGTTCCTTGATTTCAACTTTCTTCCTACTAGTCTTGATTGCGCCGATTTGTGAAGAAATTTTGTGTCGTGGAATTATTCCAAAAAAGATCTTCCGTGGAAAAGAAAAACTTGGCTTTGTTGTTGGTGCAATCGTCTTTGCCTTACTCCATATGCCAACCAATTTACCTTCTGTGATTATTTATGGAGGAATGTCAACGGTTTTGACTTGGACAGCCTATAAGACTGAGCGCTTGGAGATGTCCATTTTGCTTCATATGATTCTCAATGGTATTGCATTTTGTTTGTTGGCCTTATTGGTATTGATTAGTAGAAATCTAGGTCTATCATTCTAA
- the folP gene encoding dihydropteroate synthase yields the protein MVKNLKEVTVMSNKVNHVKTAICGIINVTPDSFSDGGQFFALEQALQQARKLIAEGACMLDIGGESTRPGSSYVEIEEEIQRVVPVIKAIREESDVLISIDTWKSQVAEAALAAGANLVNDITGLMGDEKMADVVAKAGAKVVIMFNPVMARPQHPSSLIFPHFGFGQAFTEEELADFEKVPIEDLMEAFFERALARAEEAGIARENILLDPGIGFGLTKKENLLLLRDLDKLHQQGYPIFLGVSRKRFVINILEENGFEVNPETEVGFRNRDTASAHVTSIAARQGVEVVRVHDVASHRMAVEIASAIRLADDAENLDLKQYK from the coding sequence ATGGTAAAGAACCTTAAGGAAGTGACCGTTATGTCCAATAAAGTCAACCACGTAAAAACAGCCATTTGCGGCATTATCAATGTAACCCCAGATTCCTTTTCGGATGGTGGGCAGTTTTTTGCTCTTGAGCAGGCGCTCCAGCAAGCCCGTAAATTGATAGCAGAAGGAGCGTGCATGCTCGATATCGGTGGAGAATCGACTCGGCCGGGCAGTAGCTATGTTGAGATAGAAGAGGAAATCCAGCGTGTTGTTCCAGTGATTAAAGCTATCCGTGAGGAAAGTGATGTCCTCATTTCTATCGATACATGGAAAAGTCAGGTGGCAGAGGCTGCTTTGGCTGCTGGTGCCAATCTGGTAAATGACATCACGGGTCTTATGGGTGATGAAAAAATGGCGGATGTGGTTGCTAAGGCTGGAGCAAAAGTGGTTATCATGTTTAATCCAGTTATGGCTCGACCTCAGCACCCTAGTTCACTCATATTTCCTCATTTTGGTTTTGGGCAAGCTTTTACAGAAGAAGAGTTAGCTGACTTTGAAAAAGTGCCAATCGAAGACTTGATGGAGGCTTTCTTTGAACGTGCTCTAGCGAGAGCGGAGGAAGCTGGAATTGCAAGAGAAAACATTTTGCTGGATCCAGGGATTGGCTTTGGTCTCACCAAGAAGGAAAATCTACTCCTTCTACGGGACCTTGATAAATTACACCAGCAAGGATATCCGATCTTTCTTGGAGTTTCGCGTAAGCGGTTTGTCATTAATATCCTGGAGGAAAATGGCTTTGAAGTCAATCCTGAAACGGAAGTCGGTTTCCGCAATCGGGACACAGCTTCGGCTCATGTAACCAGTATCGCTGCGAGACAGGGTGTGGAAGTGGTGCGCGTGCACGATGTAGCCAGTCACAGGATGGCGGTTGAAATTGCGTCAGCTATTCGATTGGCAGATGATGCAGAAAATCTAGATTTAAAACAATATAAATAA